Proteins encoded within one genomic window of Streptomyces sp. NBC_01237:
- a CDS encoding 4'-phosphopantetheinyl transferase family protein gives MIERLFPEYVSCAATREETVPDGILFPEEEELVARSVPKRVNDFATARACARRAMAGLGLPPVPVLRGRRGAPLWPEGIIGSLTHCEGYRAAALTRATDALSLGIDAEPHAPLPAGVGALISLPSERRWNFPPPPGDDGALHWDRLLFSAKESVFKAWYPITGTELDFDEADITFHRAEGGGTEGTLSARLLRTHPALPPTLRGRWRVEDGIAATAVLVPHG, from the coding sequence GTGATCGAGCGGCTGTTCCCCGAGTACGTCTCCTGTGCCGCCACCCGTGAGGAGACGGTGCCGGACGGAATCCTGTTCCCCGAGGAGGAGGAACTGGTGGCCAGGAGCGTGCCCAAGCGCGTCAACGACTTCGCGACCGCGCGCGCCTGCGCCCGTCGCGCGATGGCGGGCCTCGGCCTGCCTCCCGTTCCGGTGCTGCGCGGCCGACGCGGTGCGCCGCTGTGGCCCGAGGGGATCATCGGGAGCCTCACGCACTGCGAGGGCTACCGGGCGGCGGCGCTGACGCGGGCGACGGACGCGCTGAGCCTGGGCATCGACGCCGAGCCGCACGCTCCGCTGCCCGCCGGTGTCGGGGCCCTGATCTCACTTCCTTCCGAACGCCGTTGGAACTTCCCGCCCCCGCCCGGCGACGACGGTGCGCTGCACTGGGACCGCCTGCTGTTCAGCGCGAAGGAGAGCGTGTTCAAGGCGTGGTACCCGATCACGGGGACCGAACTCGACTTCGACGAGGCGGACATCACCTTCCACCGGGCCGAGGGCGGGGGCACCGAAGGCACCCTGAGCGCACGCCTGTTGCGTACCCACCCCGCGCTGCCACCGACGCTGCGGGGCCGATGGCGGGTCGAGGACGGCATCGCCGCCACGGCAGTCCTGGTGCCGCACGGCTGA
- a CDS encoding metallophosphoesterase family protein encodes MTSRTPASDPAPHTTSFAHSPDAAHPSYGGGSLLAVSDLHAAVSENRAIVESLHPTSDEDWLIVAGDVAEQPHDVRWALELLAERFAHVVWTPGNHELWTMDKDPVRLRGQARYEHLVEMCRSLGVTTPEDPFPLWPGPEGPVAVAPLFLLYDYTFRAPGARTKEESLAIAHKAGIVCSDEYLLHPDPYPGRDDWCRARVAATERRLAAHDPDIPLVLAGHWPLVREPTSVMWYPEFVQWCGTELTADWHRRFNVAAVVYGHLHIPRTTWYDGVRFEEVSIGYPREWRKRGHPRGLLRQILPYEERPATPDGAPAQGHEPSRTTSEGAS; translated from the coding sequence ATGACTTCTCGAACTCCTGCGAGCGACCCCGCCCCCCACACCACGTCCTTCGCGCATTCTCCGGACGCCGCGCACCCCTCGTACGGAGGGGGCAGTCTCCTCGCGGTGAGCGATCTGCATGCCGCGGTCTCCGAGAACCGGGCCATCGTCGAGTCGCTGCACCCCACGTCGGACGAGGACTGGCTCATCGTTGCGGGCGACGTGGCGGAGCAGCCGCACGATGTCCGGTGGGCGCTGGAACTCCTCGCCGAACGCTTCGCCCACGTGGTGTGGACCCCCGGCAACCACGAGCTGTGGACGATGGACAAGGACCCCGTACGCCTGCGCGGGCAGGCCCGGTACGAGCACCTCGTCGAGATGTGCCGGAGCCTCGGGGTGACGACCCCCGAAGATCCGTTCCCCCTGTGGCCCGGCCCGGAAGGCCCGGTGGCGGTGGCCCCGCTCTTCCTCCTGTACGACTACACCTTCCGCGCCCCCGGAGCGCGGACCAAGGAGGAGTCGCTGGCGATCGCGCACAAGGCGGGCATCGTCTGCAGCGACGAGTACCTGCTGCACCCCGACCCGTACCCCGGCCGGGACGACTGGTGCCGGGCCCGCGTCGCGGCGACCGAACGCCGACTGGCCGCGCACGACCCGGACATCCCGCTCGTCCTCGCCGGACACTGGCCCCTCGTACGGGAACCCACCTCGGTGATGTGGTACCCGGAGTTCGTCCAGTGGTGCGGCACGGAACTCACCGCGGACTGGCACCGCCGGTTCAACGTCGCGGCCGTCGTCTACGGACACCTCCACATCCCCCGGACCACCTGGTACGACGGGGTGCGCTTCGAGGAGGTCTCGATCGGCTACCCCAGGGAGTGGCGCAAGCGCGGACATCCGCGCGGCCTGCTGCGGCAGATCCTCCCGTACGAGGAACGCCCCGCGACCCCGGACGGCGCACCCGCCCAAGGGCACGAACCGAGCCGCACCACGTCCGAGGGTGCCTCGTGA
- a CDS encoding MraY family glycosyltransferase: protein MGIITSGVVALFITVILTAGIRRTTLRRRGPDRPDGRKRPARPMPYLGGVVTVLSVTGVGWAGSELGLAEPGAPVLPLVAVSGALAAFGLVHDLKPLNPWLRLAAQAVAAAVFVSIAGLSPMVAVLAALWIVFLTNAFSALDNSDGAMATVAVVTATGLLACAVLDGRSGVVLLLAVLVAALTGSLVHHRHPARIFPGECGSLFTGFVLAGSVVLLHAAAPPERAAWVALPVLMVVAVADTALVLVSRRRASRPLLPDGGDHIAHRLRRIRFTAPGVAVVLGFGAVVGALTGTLVYAGLLHPLAGLVPSAGALLAVFALLRIPVYGGAPRRSARPAGRRKPPGKPTGAVGAAVPPPASTPASSTTAASGRTVPPPPNGRPATELAAGRG from the coding sequence GTGGGGATCATCACTTCCGGTGTGGTCGCGCTGTTCATCACGGTGATACTGACCGCGGGCATCCGCAGAACAACGCTCCGCCGCAGAGGGCCGGACCGCCCGGACGGCCGCAAGCGGCCCGCCCGGCCGATGCCGTACCTGGGCGGAGTGGTGACAGTCCTGAGCGTCACCGGCGTCGGCTGGGCCGGATCCGAACTGGGGCTCGCGGAACCCGGCGCCCCCGTCCTGCCGCTGGTCGCCGTGTCCGGCGCCCTCGCGGCGTTCGGCCTCGTCCACGACCTGAAGCCGCTCAACCCCTGGCTGCGGCTGGCGGCACAGGCGGTCGCCGCGGCCGTCTTCGTCTCCATCGCCGGGCTGTCCCCGATGGTGGCCGTGCTCGCCGCGCTCTGGATCGTGTTCCTCACCAACGCCTTCAGTGCGCTGGACAATTCCGACGGTGCGATGGCCACCGTCGCCGTTGTCACCGCGACCGGCCTGCTCGCCTGCGCGGTCCTCGACGGCCGGTCCGGTGTGGTCCTGCTGCTGGCCGTACTCGTGGCCGCCCTCACCGGGTCGCTGGTTCACCACCGGCACCCCGCGCGGATCTTTCCCGGCGAATGCGGCTCCCTGTTCACCGGGTTCGTGCTGGCGGGCTCCGTCGTGCTGCTCCATGCGGCGGCGCCACCGGAGCGTGCCGCGTGGGTGGCACTGCCGGTCCTGATGGTGGTGGCCGTTGCCGACACGGCGCTCGTGCTGGTGTCGCGCCGACGGGCCTCACGGCCACTGCTCCCGGACGGCGGAGATCACATCGCCCACCGCCTGCGCCGGATCCGCTTCACCGCACCGGGCGTGGCGGTCGTCCTGGGCTTCGGCGCGGTTGTCGGGGCACTCACGGGGACCTTGGTGTACGCGGGGCTGCTGCACCCGCTCGCCGGACTCGTACCGTCGGCGGGCGCACTCCTCGCGGTCTTCGCCCTGCTCAGGATTCCGGTGTACGGGGGAGCGCCCCGGCGCTCCGCACGGCCGGCCGGCCGCCGCAAGCCCCCGGGGAAGCCGACCGGAGCGGTTGGCGCGGCGGTGCCGCCCCCGGCATCCACACCGGCCTCTTCCACCACCGCCGCGTCCGGTCGGACCGTGCCGCCCCCGCCGAACGGCCGCCCCGCCACCGAACTTGCCGCGGGCCGAGGCTGA
- a CDS encoding inositol monophosphatase family protein has protein sequence MSIMDAKTDAQLAVAAARAGAAVVRSLYGETLERYEKSAADFATTADLEAEKAILGVLRTARPDDAVTGEESGRTGADGAERGWLVDPLCGTLNYAVRNMLVAVNVALRVGTRITAAASADPFTDEVFWTDGERTHLRSGGRDAESVPSPDSHLVDVNLDPPFPNAPGFRAARLLDDPGFIERFRPRVVSTTLAVAWVAAGRRAAYVTDGDLRDSVHFAAGIALCQAAGCVVTGIHGQPLHTGAGGLVVAADRETHAALLKLISGQSSDDR, from the coding sequence ATGTCGATCATGGACGCGAAGACGGACGCACAACTGGCGGTAGCGGCAGCACGGGCGGGGGCGGCCGTCGTCCGCTCGCTGTACGGGGAGACCCTGGAGCGGTACGAGAAGTCCGCGGCCGATTTCGCGACCACCGCGGACCTGGAAGCCGAGAAGGCCATCCTGGGTGTTCTGCGGACCGCACGGCCCGACGACGCCGTAACCGGCGAGGAGAGCGGGCGCACCGGCGCGGACGGCGCGGAGCGCGGTTGGCTGGTCGATCCGCTGTGCGGCACGCTGAACTACGCCGTGCGCAACATGCTGGTCGCGGTGAATGTGGCCCTCCGCGTCGGGACCCGTATCACCGCGGCCGCATCGGCCGACCCCTTCACCGATGAGGTGTTCTGGACCGACGGCGAGCGCACCCACCTGCGCAGCGGCGGCAGGGACGCGGAGTCGGTGCCGTCGCCCGATTCGCATCTGGTGGATGTCAACCTCGACCCACCGTTCCCCAACGCGCCCGGCTTCAGGGCGGCCCGCCTCCTCGACGACCCGGGGTTCATCGAGCGCTTCCGGCCGCGCGTCGTCTCCACCACCCTCGCGGTGGCCTGGGTGGCAGCGGGCAGACGGGCCGCCTACGTCACCGACGGCGACCTGCGTGACAGCGTGCACTTCGCCGCCGGGATCGCGCTCTGCCAGGCGGCCGGCTGCGTGGTCACCGGCATCCACGGCCAGCCTCTGCACACCGGTGCGGGCGGCCTGGTCGTGGCGGCCGACCGGGAAACGCACGCCGCGTTGCTGAAGTTGATCAGCGGTCAGTCCTCGGACGACCGATAG
- a CDS encoding DUF6235 family protein: MRRFAVRAEIGTVGFSPVRALINTGATATWPRQARIGLKLVAPDDPACATNEEEENATVRGRAHGPDRVPYGEWVVRSLREVGQAWLDQVGPCRVDVIDAELLDDGSRLFFSALAELAEVSDGLITVHCPAAGLTGSAVPTVPTVPIGPVGLVPAVASARERRIEYLAASTGRLSGAEADFLYRQALGYLRTGDGWTAERILRAVLRLRPTPAVRAKLRAACALLGRPLDPGHPLAGPESGRRPEPASGPRPESAPEHHPPGRAPGHAPEGAAGAAGCGPLRLHAGWERVERWARTAGQIHKNAVHKALFAVADRTVFRTYETYDDATQPLDFFVPVREGLVLKIHICDLESFEIAHVGPIDEAPGTGREIDRAA; encoded by the coding sequence ATGCGTAGATTCGCTGTGCGGGCCGAGATCGGAACCGTCGGCTTCTCACCGGTGCGAGCCCTGATCAACACGGGTGCCACGGCAACGTGGCCCCGGCAGGCACGCATCGGACTGAAGCTGGTCGCTCCCGACGACCCCGCGTGTGCCACGAACGAGGAAGAGGAGAACGCGACCGTACGGGGCCGGGCCCACGGCCCGGACAGGGTGCCGTACGGAGAGTGGGTGGTGCGCAGTCTCCGTGAGGTCGGACAGGCGTGGCTCGACCAGGTGGGCCCCTGCCGCGTCGACGTGATCGACGCGGAACTGCTCGACGACGGCAGCCGGTTGTTCTTCTCGGCCCTCGCCGAACTCGCCGAAGTGTCCGACGGGCTGATCACGGTGCACTGTCCGGCGGCCGGCCTCACCGGATCGGCCGTCCCCACCGTCCCCACCGTCCCGATCGGCCCGGTCGGTCTGGTGCCCGCCGTCGCGAGCGCCCGCGAGAGGCGCATCGAATACCTCGCGGCCTCCACCGGCCGGCTCAGCGGCGCGGAGGCCGACTTCCTGTACCGGCAGGCGCTCGGCTACCTGAGAACGGGGGACGGCTGGACCGCGGAGCGCATCCTGCGCGCGGTACTGCGGCTGCGCCCGACACCTGCCGTCCGAGCCAAACTACGGGCTGCCTGCGCTCTGCTCGGGCGGCCCCTGGACCCCGGACACCCCCTGGCGGGGCCGGAGTCGGGGCGGAGGCCGGAGCCCGCGTCGGGGCCGAGGCCGGAATCGGCGCCCGAGCACCATCCGCCCGGGCGGGCACCCGGGCACGCGCCGGAAGGCGCCGCCGGGGCGGCCGGGTGCGGCCCGCTCCGGCTGCACGCGGGCTGGGAGCGCGTGGAGCGGTGGGCGCGGACGGCCGGTCAGATCCACAAGAACGCGGTGCACAAGGCGCTCTTCGCCGTAGCCGACAGAACGGTGTTCCGCACGTACGAGACCTACGACGATGCCACACAACCGCTGGACTTCTTCGTCCCGGTGAGGGAGGGACTCGTTCTCAAGATCCATATTTGCGACCTGGAAAGCTTCGAGATCGCTCACGTCGGCCCGATCGACGAGGCGCCCGGAACCGGGAGGGAAATCGACCGAGCGGCGTGA
- a CDS encoding DUF6423 family protein: MAGVADIRRHVLMISGAIDTVDHDVSVCVNLPEPGRWQVIKSETNLTDRTWVAMQAATDEDSVFVDDADTLVMSRQFSKSFITPDQRRLTFYGGEVRPGEAVVKMYSLETTGRRPTYAYSRYSPIATDSPEITARTLEELVAEGMPQRPVIEVIVPVTVIG; the protein is encoded by the coding sequence ATGGCCGGCGTCGCCGACATACGCCGCCACGTCCTGATGATCTCCGGTGCCATCGACACCGTCGATCACGACGTCTCGGTCTGCGTCAACCTCCCCGAGCCCGGCCGCTGGCAGGTCATCAAGTCCGAGACCAACCTGACGGACCGCACCTGGGTGGCCATGCAGGCCGCCACCGACGAGGACTCCGTCTTCGTCGACGACGCCGACACCCTGGTGATGTCACGCCAGTTCTCCAAGTCCTTCATCACGCCCGACCAGCGCCGCCTCACCTTCTACGGTGGCGAGGTGCGCCCCGGCGAGGCCGTGGTGAAGATGTACTCCCTGGAGACCACCGGCCGACGGCCCACCTACGCGTACTCCCGGTACAGCCCGATCGCCACCGACAGCCCGGAGATCACGGCCAGGACCCTCGAAGAGCTGGTCGCCGAGGGAATGCCCCAGCGACCGGTCATCGAGGTCATCGTTCCTGTGACGGTCATCGGGTGA
- a CDS encoding FAD-dependent oxidoreductase, giving the protein MISFVPEPHLLDSPRGRDWPPSPGAHGTRTTPPPATADVAIIGAGPAGLAVASALWHLGVHDVVLLDREGRACGRFFDRVDVLGQRVLRSPYEHHPGVEGYRDCELLDFARLHWSLLTPVERREIRMAQAGHRSVVPVDVFEAYCRHVATLHHVDERIRRASVREVRPTADGVTVRGDGFAVSAAYTVLCLGEERRSAPADWWDGEATPRSVSYWDEPVPPEARRLIVVGSGLSAAHLIANALGDGKSVHWVLRASEERYQCADVNASFFRAEGRARFDGTSWEDRQILMGGQRRASVMFEFRPLLRSAEADGRLTVHRGSTITAVTPERAGRAAVRLAGGEQVIGDHVVLALGTAVSNGEHLLPDGVTAPRDGWPDLDEQTLAYRNAPRVFAVGAAAGMVLGPAARNIDGHRVATARVATAVAAHLESAAVPLLADDRMAARV; this is encoded by the coding sequence GTGATCTCCTTCGTCCCCGAGCCCCACCTGCTGGACTCTCCGCGGGGCCGTGACTGGCCGCCCTCCCCCGGAGCGCACGGCACACGCACCACCCCGCCGCCCGCCACCGCGGACGTGGCCATCATCGGCGCCGGCCCCGCCGGCCTCGCGGTGGCCTCCGCGCTCTGGCACCTCGGCGTCCATGACGTCGTCCTCCTGGACCGCGAAGGGCGGGCGTGCGGACGGTTCTTCGACCGGGTCGACGTCCTCGGGCAGCGGGTCCTGCGCTCGCCCTACGAGCACCACCCCGGAGTCGAGGGCTACCGCGACTGCGAGCTGCTCGACTTCGCCCGCCTCCACTGGTCGCTGCTCACCCCCGTCGAGCGCCGCGAGATCCGCATGGCCCAGGCCGGGCACCGCTCCGTCGTGCCCGTCGACGTCTTCGAGGCCTACTGCAGGCACGTCGCCACCCTGCATCACGTGGACGAGCGCATCCGGCGGGCCTCCGTCCGTGAAGTACGGCCCACCGCCGACGGTGTCACCGTCCGCGGCGACGGGTTCGCGGTCAGCGCCGCGTACACCGTCCTCTGCCTCGGCGAGGAACGCCGTTCCGCGCCGGCCGACTGGTGGGACGGCGAGGCCACTCCGAGGAGCGTCAGCTACTGGGACGAACCCGTGCCCCCAGAAGCCCGGCGGCTGATCGTCGTCGGCTCCGGCCTCAGCGCGGCGCACCTCATCGCGAACGCCCTCGGCGACGGCAAGAGCGTGCACTGGGTTCTGCGCGCTTCCGAAGAACGCTACCAATGTGCCGATGTCAACGCGTCGTTCTTCCGTGCCGAGGGCAGGGCCCGTTTCGACGGGACGAGTTGGGAGGACCGTCAGATCCTGATGGGCGGACAGCGCCGGGCCTCGGTCATGTTCGAGTTCCGTCCCCTGCTGCGGAGCGCCGAGGCCGACGGACGGCTGACCGTGCACCGGGGCAGCACCATCACTGCCGTGACGCCCGAACGCGCCGGCCGCGCGGCCGTCCGGCTCGCGGGCGGCGAGCAGGTCATCGGCGACCATGTCGTCCTGGCCCTCGGCACCGCCGTCTCCAATGGTGAACACCTTCTGCCCGACGGAGTCACCGCGCCCCGTGACGGCTGGCCCGACCTCGACGAACAGACCCTGGCCTACCGCAACGCGCCCCGTGTGTTCGCGGTCGGCGCGGCAGCGGGCATGGTGCTGGGCCCCGCCGCCCGCAACATCGACGGGCACCGCGTCGCGACCGCCCGAGTGGCCACGGCTGTCGCCGCCCACCTGGAGTCGGCGGCCGTCCCGCTCCTCGCCGACGACCGAATGGCCGCCCGTGTCTGA
- a CDS encoding DUF6187 family protein, with amino-acid sequence MSDHDDYDSRFSLTAVDEPALTETGVMLMGLDAERLLAGLGLATLADDPAQVALAVDRVRHDVPAFPGFDALVDAGARHWRSIRTVIAAAGSRPPAPASLRRAWDEALRMLTYCDLGESGSATVAHLAACWLRQDEIDRFAQRLAPTGS; translated from the coding sequence GTGTCTGACCACGACGACTACGACTCCCGGTTCTCCCTCACCGCCGTGGACGAACCCGCGCTCACCGAGACGGGCGTCATGCTCATGGGTCTCGACGCCGAACGCCTGCTGGCCGGACTCGGCCTGGCCACCCTCGCCGACGATCCCGCCCAAGTGGCCCTGGCCGTCGACCGGGTCCGGCACGACGTACCAGCCTTCCCCGGCTTCGACGCCCTCGTCGATGCCGGCGCCCGCCACTGGCGCTCCATCCGCACGGTCATCGCCGCGGCGGGTTCGCGGCCACCGGCACCCGCCTCCCTCCGCAGGGCCTGGGACGAGGCCCTGCGCATGCTGACCTACTGCGACCTCGGCGAATCGGGCTCCGCCACCGTCGCCCACCTGGCGGCCTGCTGGCTGCGGCAGGACGAGATCGACCGGTTCGCCCAGCGCCTGGCACCCACGGGAAGCTGA
- the rpsN gene encoding 30S ribosomal protein S14 gives MAKRSKIAQNGKRRTTVERYAARRAELKEIIRRPGTPEAERSAAVDELRRQPRDASATRVRNRDGVDGRPRGYLRKFGLSRVRMREQAHAGFLPGVTKSSW, from the coding sequence ATGGCGAAGAGGAGCAAGATCGCGCAGAACGGGAAACGAAGGACGACGGTCGAGCGGTACGCGGCCCGGCGGGCGGAGCTGAAGGAGATCATCCGCAGGCCGGGGACGCCGGAGGCGGAGCGGTCCGCGGCCGTCGACGAGCTGCGGCGCCAGCCGCGTGACGCCAGTGCCACGCGCGTCCGCAACAGGGACGGTGTGGACGGCCGGCCGCGCGGGTACCTGCGGAAGTTCGGACTGTCCCGTGTCCGGATGCGGGAGCAGGCACACGCCGGATTTCTGCCCGGGGTGACCAAGTCGTCCTGGTGA
- the rpmB gene encoding 50S ribosomal protein L28 produces the protein MSAHCQLTGARPGFGNAISHSHRRTSRRFDPNIQNKRYWLPSEGRHVRLTLSARAIKTIDSIGIEAAVARIRARGTKV, from the coding sequence GTGTCCGCCCACTGCCAACTGACCGGCGCCCGGCCGGGCTTCGGCAACGCCATCTCCCACTCGCACCGGCGCACGTCACGCCGGTTCGACCCGAACATCCAGAACAAGCGCTACTGGCTGCCCAGCGAGGGCCGGCATGTGCGGCTGACGCTGAGTGCCAGGGCCATCAAGACGATCGACTCGATCGGAATCGAGGCGGCGGTGGCCCGAATCCGGGCGCGAGGGACGAAGGTCTGA
- the rpmG gene encoding 50S ribosomal protein L33, translating into MARNELRPIVKLRSTAGTGYTYVTRKNRRNDPDRLVLRKFDPVVRRHVDFREER; encoded by the coding sequence ATGGCCCGCAACGAACTACGCCCGATCGTCAAGCTCCGCTCCACCGCCGGAACCGGCTACACCTACGTCACCCGCAAGAACCGGCGGAACGACCCCGACCGGCTGGTGCTGCGGAAGTTCGACCCCGTCGTCCGCCGCCATGTGGACTTCCGCGAAGAGCGCTGA
- a CDS encoding type B 50S ribosomal protein L31 codes for MKPGIHPAYGPVVFCDKAAGFAFLTRSTLTAERTVVWEDGNTYPVVDVEISSASHPFYTGTARVLDTAGRVERFERRYGNREGR; via the coding sequence ATGAAGCCCGGCATCCACCCCGCCTACGGCCCCGTCGTCTTCTGCGACAAGGCCGCAGGCTTCGCCTTCCTGACCCGCTCCACCCTCACCGCCGAACGCACCGTCGTGTGGGAGGACGGCAACACGTACCCGGTCGTCGATGTGGAGATCTCCTCCGCGAGCCACCCCTTCTACACCGGCACCGCCCGCGTCCTGGACACCGCGGGCCGGGTGGAACGGTTCGAGCGCCGCTACGGCAACCGCGAGGGCCGGTGA
- a CDS encoding CobW family GTP-binding protein: MEDNRKLPVVIVCGLHSDARREVVEGLLGKVPHSIALHHDLTTADRGTVHRTVRDSSGELSSGEAPLVNDCACCALREDLIPELHRLAADGLTRLAVLDLWDSVEPKATAEVIAAHGAGWAEVRSVITAVDPALVLPCLANGDDLADAGLAAAATDRRTVGDTWARQLEYASVVALVESDEADDEDRALIGQLHPTARQATAGSDALTELALSGFDVEAAGAAQHPACALLPQEAEESGVSTLVWRRHRPFHPERLYEALEDLCCAAARSRGRFWLADRPDTLLSWDAAGGALCVENTGPWLASLPDAAWDMVPPFRRAAAALDWHPEHGDCCQHLVFVSPGLDRDGLTGVLDSCLLTDEEYAAGREAWKSLPRAFDSLLDPVH, from the coding sequence ATGGAGGACAACCGGAAGCTGCCCGTCGTCATCGTCTGCGGCCTGCATAGCGACGCCCGCCGCGAGGTGGTGGAGGGGCTGCTGGGGAAGGTCCCGCACAGCATCGCGCTGCACCACGACCTGACCACGGCGGACCGGGGAACCGTGCACCGAACGGTCCGCGATTCCTCGGGCGAGCTGTCCAGCGGCGAGGCGCCTCTCGTGAACGACTGCGCCTGCTGCGCGCTGCGGGAGGATCTGATTCCGGAACTGCACCGGCTCGCGGCCGACGGGCTCACCCGGCTCGCCGTCCTCGATCTCTGGGACTCCGTCGAACCGAAGGCCACGGCCGAGGTCATCGCCGCCCATGGAGCGGGGTGGGCCGAGGTGAGGAGCGTGATCACCGCAGTCGATCCGGCCCTCGTGCTGCCCTGCCTCGCCAACGGCGACGATCTGGCGGACGCCGGACTGGCCGCCGCGGCGACCGATCGGCGTACCGTCGGGGACACCTGGGCACGGCAGTTGGAGTACGCGTCCGTCGTCGCCCTCGTCGAGAGTGACGAAGCGGACGACGAGGACCGTGCGCTCATCGGGCAACTGCACCCCACGGCCCGGCAGGCGACGGCCGGATCGGACGCACTGACGGAACTCGCGCTCTCCGGGTTCGACGTGGAGGCGGCGGGCGCCGCCCAGCACCCGGCATGTGCGCTCCTCCCCCAGGAGGCGGAGGAGTCCGGCGTCAGCACCCTCGTCTGGCGCAGGCACCGCCCCTTCCACCCCGAGCGCCTGTACGAGGCGCTGGAGGACCTGTGCTGTGCGGCCGCCCGCAGCCGCGGCCGGTTCTGGCTCGCCGACCGGCCCGACACATTGCTCTCCTGGGACGCGGCCGGCGGCGCGCTCTGCGTCGAGAACACCGGCCCCTGGCTCGCTTCCCTGCCGGACGCCGCCTGGGACATGGTGCCGCCCTTCCGCCGGGCCGCCGCCGCGCTCGACTGGCACCCGGAGCACGGCGACTGCTGCCAGCACCTGGTCTTCGTCTCCCCCGGCCTCGACCGCGACGGCCTCACCGGGGTGCTGGATTCCTGCCTGCTCACCGACGAGGAGTACGCGGCCGGGCGCGAGGCGTGGAAGAGCCTGCCCCGCGCCTTCGATTCGCTCCTCGACCCGGTCCACTGA
- the rpsR gene encoding 30S ribosomal protein S18 has protein sequence MTRRPAPHRPLKARPNPLDAAGITYVDYKDTDLLRKFVSDRGKIRSRRVTRISAQQQRRVAAAIKIAREMALLPYSSSPK, from the coding sequence ATGACACGCCGCCCCGCCCCCCACAGGCCCCTCAAGGCCCGTCCGAACCCGCTCGACGCCGCCGGAATCACGTACGTCGACTACAAGGACACCGATCTGCTGCGGAAGTTCGTCTCCGACCGGGGCAAGATCCGCAGCCGCAGGGTGACCCGGATCAGCGCGCAGCAACAGCGCCGGGTCGCCGCCGCCATCAAGATCGCACGGGAGATGGCCCTGTTGCCCTATTCCAGTTCACCCAAGTGA